The sequence below is a genomic window from Synechococcus sp. PCC 7335.
CTCATAAGGATAAGCCTTGTAGGTCAGAGTCAGCTCGCTTGGTATAATCCTCAACTTAATAGGCCTATTCTTGTGGCCCATTTAAGAGAGGAAAACGATGGCAGACTGGCAAGTGGTTACAGGCGGCGTCACCGCACCCAAAGGATTTCGGGCCGCAGGGATTGCAGCAGGATTGAAACCTTCTGGCTCGCCTGATCTAGCGCTGATTGTCTCTGACTGTGAGGCGATCGCAGCGGGCGTATTTACAACCAGTCAAGTTCGCGCTGCCTGTGTTGATTACTGTCAAGAACTGCTCGAAACTAAGCCATCGGCCAGAGCCATTTTCTGCAATGCTGGTCAGGCCAATGCCTGTACAGGAGAACAAGGAAAACAGGATGCGATCGCTAGCGCCAACGCGATCAGCACGGCTCTTAACCTGCCCGAAAACAGTACGCTGATAGCCTCTACAGGCGTCATCGGTCAGCGTATCAAGATGGCACAGCTGCAAGCGGGTATTCCCAAACTCGTCAGTAGCCTTTCTGATGAAGGTGGAGCGTACGCTGACAGGGCCATTGTCACGACCGATTTGATCACTAAATCCATCGCCCTCGAAACCCAGATGGGCGATCGCCCTGTCCGCATTGGCGGAACAGCCAAAGGTTCTGGCATGATTCATCCAAATATGGCCACCATGCTTGCGTTTGTGACCTGTGACGCCGCTGTCTCATCCCCGCTATGGCAAGATATGGTCCGCCGAGCAACCACTAAAAGCTTTAATCAAATTACTGTCGATGGAGACACTAGCACTAATGACTGTCTGCTTGCCCTAGCCAATGGAGAATCACGCACGCCTGCTATCACCGAGCCTGGACCGGAAGCGGACAAGCTAGAAGCGATGCTCACAGAAGTTTGCATTCACTTAGCTAAGTCTATTGCCCGCGATGGAGAAGGGGCTACTTGCCTGATTGAAGTTTCGATCACAGGGGCTATGAGTGATCGCGCAGCCGGTCAAATCGCTCGCACAGTTGCGGGGTCATCTCTGGTCAAATCTGCCATATTTGGTCGCGATCCGAACTGGGGCCGGATTGCTGGAGCTGCCGGACGGGCGGGCACTCCCTTTGATCAAACCGAACTTAGCATTGCTCTGGGGGACTTCACTTTAATGATGGACGGTACACCTCAGTCTTTTGATCGGGCCGCTGCAAGTGCTTATCTAAAACAGTGTGCTGAACGTAGCACCCTAGCAATGTCCAAAATTTTGCTCAGTAGCACCCAAAGTAGTAACGATCTAGTCATTGCTGATACTCAAGCTCCTTTTGAACGTCAGAGCGATGCGATAGAAGCGCTATCTCATCCAGTAGTCATTTCTGTTAGCGTAGGAAATGGTCCTGGCGCTGCGAAAGCCTGGGGCTGCGATCTGAGCTATGACTACGTCAGGATCAATGCAGAATACACTACTTAAGCGCTAGATCTATAGACAATAGTTTTATCGAAAATAGTAGGCATTAAGAAACTAAGATTTCACCAGTTCGACTACGTTCTCTCTAGATCGGATAATCACGTCATACCCTGCAAAAAAGTCATTGCCTAGCAGACCAATACTAATGGCACCGCCGATGCTCACTCGCGCATCCTTCAAAGTCAGCGAACCCATCGAGATAGTACGCGCCTGACCAATATCAAAAGTAACCTCAGCATCACTAGCGGTCGCTGCCACCATCTGTTCTATCGTTTCTATCCCTAGTTCGTTGGCCATTTGCCGGGTAATCAATGTACGGCTAGCGCCCGTGTCTAAGATCATGTCATAGGTTCGACTACCGTTGAACGTGACCTGTACTACTGGCGTCCCGTGCAGCCGTCGCACAATTGGAACCCGCACCCGCTGGTTGCCTGCTGCTTGATCTGCAGTGCGATCACCTTGGGACGCTGCTTTCTCCAAGGAAGCCGCAGGAATAGAGGCTAAAGGAACATGGACCTCGGTTTGAAGCTGTTTAATTCTGGCTTGGGTTTGGGTGGCGTTATGGGTATAGTCTGCTATTTTTTGCTGAGCAGATGGATAGTGTTCACTATCGGCAGTGACTTGCTTAAGCTGATCAGCTGCTCTGGTCCATCGGCTAAGCACCAGATTCCAATCGTCTGGAGAGATCGCAGATTGGCTAAGCGTATCGGCACTAACGGCTAACTCTATCCCCAGTTGATAAGCATCTAAGGAGGCTCGAATCGAGTTAGCTTTTGTAGCTTCAGATGCGGCTTCAGTAGCTTTAGCTAGATTGGTTGTATTCGCAGCGGCTGAGCGTCCTAATCCTAAGTCGTCCTGCTGGCTATTTTGCTGCGCAGGTTGATCACTAGCCGAACTAGCTCGCTTGGTGGGCGTTTCATTCTCTGAACTGATGTCTGTGATTGTAGATATCGGCTGACAAGCGTAGCACGCGAATCCGACCAAACTAGGCAATAATATGAAGCGATGAAAAAAGGGACGGCGAGCCATTAGGAATTTGTAGAGTGCCTCTCTCTACCTTGCCCCAACCGAGCTGGTCTTCTATTACGTCTTATACGGATTTTCTTGACGCCCTACTATGTTTAACCCCGCTGCCCAACCTGCTTTGCTTGTCTTAGAAGATGGCTCTATATACAGAGGCTGGTCTTTTGGGGCGACGGGTACATCGATGGGAGAAGTCGTTTTCAATACGGGCATGACCGGCTATCAAGAAGTCATGACTGACCCAAGCTACTGCGGTCAGATGGTAACGTTCACCTATCCAGAGCTAGGAAATACCGGGGTCAACCCAGAGGATGAAGAGTCGGTGCGACCTTATATCAAAGGGGCGATCGCAAAAAATGTATGCGATCGGCCAAGCAACTGGCGCTCTACCCAGTCCCTAAGCGACTACCTGATAGATCACCAGATTCCTGGCATTCATGGTATCGATACTAGGGCACTCACCAGGAAGCTGCGCAGCGTCGGCGCGATGAATGGCATTCTCTCTAGCGAAATCTTAGACCCAGACGAGCTGCTCAGACAGCTACAGACGCTGCCTTCTATGGAGGGACTTAACCTAGTCAAAGAAGTCACCACCGATAAAGTTTACGAGTGGAAAGAAATCACTGAAGAAAACTGGGCCTTTACTGCCTCAGACACCGATTTAGTAAACTCTCAAGGCGTTGATCAACCTCCTTTAACTGTTGTCGCCATTGACTTTGGCATTAAACGTAATATCCTCAAGCGCCTTGCTAGCTATGGCTGTAAAGTCATTGTTGTACCAGCCGACACCTCCGCCGAAGACGTCTTGAGCTACCGGCCTGACGGTATTTTTCTTTCTAATGGTCCCGGGGATCCCGCTGCTGTCACGGGTGCTCCTGCAGTGACCCAAGCGCTGCTAGCGAGCGAGCTGCCGACCTTTGGAATCTGCATGGGTCATCAGATCTTGGGACTATCTCTGGGCGCAGACACTTTTAAGCTCAAGTTTGGACATCGCGGCCTCAATCAGCCCTGTGGTCTTACCGAACAGATAGAAATCACGAGTCAAAATCATGGGTTTGCCCTCGACGCAGGTTCTATCGACGAAGAGCAAGTAGAAATTACGCACCTTAACCTCAACGATCAGACCGTTGCTGGCATTCGTCATCGGCAGCTGCCTGTGTTCTCGGTGCAGTACCACCCAGAGGCTAGTCCAGGCCCTCATGACGCCGACTATCTATTCGCTAATTTTGTCCAAGCCATGCGCGAGCGATCGCGCTCATCTCAAGGGCAGGTACCTGAGCAGAAGTAAGCATAAGAAAGTATGCAAAAAGCTGTATTGCAGTTGATAGTATCTTGTCCTATACTTAATCGTCATATTGTTGTTGAATGCTAGGCATACTAGGAGGATCCCATCGCTGAGTCGCTTACCCTAACAGTGAGTCTAAGAGGCACCCGCGAAGTTAGAGGGAAATGTCAAATCTTCCGCCTTACTGGACTTTTAGACGCTTTTTCTGAGCCCACTTTCCTTAAGGTTCTCAACAAGTATATTGAGGACGGTCCAGCTCATATCATCTTGGATCTCTCTACGATAGACTTTGTTGATAGCTCCGGCTTGGGTGCACTCGTTCGTCTGGTCAAAAAGGCAAAAGGTGAGAGCGGCAGCGTTCAAGTGGTCAGTAATCCTCGGGTTACTCAAACGGTTAAACTAGTTCGATTAGAACAGTTCTTATCTTTACAGCCCAACGTAGAGGCTGCGCTCGAAAATCTTAAAAATTGAAAACTCAAGCAATAGAAATTTAGATCTAATTTTTTTTTGACCTAAAGGATTATGCATCGAGTTTTTATTAGAACTTTCTGATATGGGAAATTCTCCCGACCAAAGCTTCAAGCAGCTGATAGATGCGCAGTTTGTAGATGCTAGGGCATGTCCCACATCAGAGTACAACCGACTAAGCGCTAGCGAGCTGAATACGATTTCTCCGATTTCGTTAGCCTATATCGGGGACGCTGTTTTTGAGCTGTATGTGCGATCGCGTCTTCTTATTCCTGCCCAACGCATTCGCGACTATCATCATCAGGTCGTGACTCAGGTCAAAGCAGAACAGCAGTCGCACTTCGTTGATCTGCTTAGTCCTGTTCTCACGGATGCTGAGAAAGATATTGTCAGAAGAGGCCGAAATGCAACTACTGGTAAAAGCCGGCGAGCCAGGGGGCAGGACTACCAAAAAGCAACCGGCCTAGAAAGCCTCATTGGGTTTCTCTATCTCACTGACCAGCCTAGATTAATTAGCTTATTGAACCAGCTATCCGACAAAGCTGGCTTTTAGGAAGCGGACCTAGCCGCTCTAAGCTAGGTCTAGAGACAGTACTTTGACACCTTAATTTTCCCGTCACGATCTACCTTAGTCACCATCTAACTATGAGGACTCCCTCGTGAGCAGCCCAAAACAGCCGTCCAATTCATCAGAGGATTCTTTCGAGGCGCCTCGCAAAAAAAGCAAAAGACCTCACTCAAAACCAGGTGCTAGGCCTGGCGGGAAACCCAGTTTGAGATCTAGCGGTAAGTCCAGTGCTAAATCTGGAGACAAGCCTAAGCTACGTAGCGGAAAATACGCAAGTTCGCCCAGCGGTTCCAAACGAACCAAGTTCGGAACGAGGAAATCATTTGACCCGGATAAATCAAGCTCGAAACCAGACTGGCAAAAGGGCGATCGCCCTAGAAAGTCAAGCGACCACTTAGGAAAGTCTAGAGTAGAAGGTAATCGTATTCGACAATCTTTCAGCAGAGACCATCTCGATAGTCGTTTTGAAAGCATAGATGAAGACACTAGCCCTGACCTGATATACGGACGTCATGCAGTTGAAGCGGCAATTGAAGCTGGCCGTTCGCTCAACCGTCTATGGGTAAATGCCAAACTTCACTATGACTCACACTTTAGGCCCTTGATTGCGACAGCCAAAGCCAACGGTAGCGTTGTTGACGAAGTTGAAAACGTGCGGCTTAGTCAGATGACCCAAGGCGCCAGTCACCAGGGAATTGTGGCTCAGGTCTCTGCCTATGAATATGTAGATCTAGAAGTGCTAGTCCAGCAGGCAAAGAACAAAGCGCGTCGTCCGGTGATCGTAGCTGCGGATGGAATTACTGATCCCCATAACCTAGGGGCAATTATCCGCTCGGCGGAGGCGATTGGCGCTCAAGG
It includes:
- the argJ gene encoding bifunctional ornithine acetyltransferase/N-acetylglutamate synthase, with translation MADWQVVTGGVTAPKGFRAAGIAAGLKPSGSPDLALIVSDCEAIAAGVFTTSQVRAACVDYCQELLETKPSARAIFCNAGQANACTGEQGKQDAIASANAISTALNLPENSTLIASTGVIGQRIKMAQLQAGIPKLVSSLSDEGGAYADRAIVTTDLITKSIALETQMGDRPVRIGGTAKGSGMIHPNMATMLAFVTCDAAVSSPLWQDMVRRATTKSFNQITVDGDTSTNDCLLALANGESRTPAITEPGPEADKLEAMLTEVCIHLAKSIARDGEGATCLIEVSITGAMSDRAAGQIARTVAGSSLVKSAIFGRDPNWGRIAGAAGRAGTPFDQTELSIALGDFTLMMDGTPQSFDRAAASAYLKQCAERSTLAMSKILLSSTQSSNDLVIADTQAPFERQSDAIEALSHPVVISVSVGNGPGAAKAWGCDLSYDYVRINAEYTT
- a CDS encoding TIGR02281 family clan AA aspartic protease, with protein sequence MARRPFFHRFILLPSLVGFACYACQPISTITDISSENETPTKRASSASDQPAQQNSQQDDLGLGRSAAANTTNLAKATEAASEATKANSIRASLDAYQLGIELAVSADTLSQSAISPDDWNLVLSRWTRAADQLKQVTADSEHYPSAQQKIADYTHNATQTQARIKQLQTEVHVPLASIPAASLEKAASQGDRTADQAAGNQRVRVPIVRRLHGTPVVQVTFNGSRTYDMILDTGASRTLITRQMANELGIETIEQMVAATASDAEVTFDIGQARTISMGSLTLKDARVSIGGAISIGLLGNDFFAGYDVIIRSRENVVELVKS
- the carA gene encoding glutamine-hydrolyzing carbamoyl-phosphate synthase small subunit; this encodes MFNPAAQPALLVLEDGSIYRGWSFGATGTSMGEVVFNTGMTGYQEVMTDPSYCGQMVTFTYPELGNTGVNPEDEESVRPYIKGAIAKNVCDRPSNWRSTQSLSDYLIDHQIPGIHGIDTRALTRKLRSVGAMNGILSSEILDPDELLRQLQTLPSMEGLNLVKEVTTDKVYEWKEITEENWAFTASDTDLVNSQGVDQPPLTVVAIDFGIKRNILKRLASYGCKVIVVPADTSAEDVLSYRPDGIFLSNGPGDPAAVTGAPAVTQALLASELPTFGICMGHQILGLSLGADTFKLKFGHRGLNQPCGLTEQIEITSQNHGFALDAGSIDEEQVEITHLNLNDQTVAGIRHRQLPVFSVQYHPEASPGPHDADYLFANFVQAMRERSRSSQGQVPEQK
- a CDS encoding STAS domain-containing protein, with translation MSLRGTREVRGKCQIFRLTGLLDAFSEPTFLKVLNKYIEDGPAHIILDLSTIDFVDSSGLGALVRLVKKAKGESGSVQVVSNPRVTQTVKLVRLEQFLSLQPNVEAALENLKN
- a CDS encoding Mini-ribonuclease 3 encodes the protein MGNSPDQSFKQLIDAQFVDARACPTSEYNRLSASELNTISPISLAYIGDAVFELYVRSRLLIPAQRIRDYHHQVVTQVKAEQQSHFVDLLSPVLTDAEKDIVRRGRNATTGKSRRARGQDYQKATGLESLIGFLYLTDQPRLISLLNQLSDKAGF
- the rlmB gene encoding 23S rRNA (guanosine(2251)-2'-O)-methyltransferase RlmB, giving the protein MSSPKQPSNSSEDSFEAPRKKSKRPHSKPGARPGGKPSLRSSGKSSAKSGDKPKLRSGKYASSPSGSKRTKFGTRKSFDPDKSSSKPDWQKGDRPRKSSDHLGKSRVEGNRIRQSFSRDHLDSRFESIDEDTSPDLIYGRHAVEAAIEAGRSLNRLWVNAKLHYDSHFRPLIATAKANGSVVDEVENVRLSQMTQGASHQGIVAQVSAYEYVDLEVLVQQAKNKARRPVIVAADGITDPHNLGAIIRSAEAIGAQGIVIPQRRAVGVTSTVAKVSAGALENIPIARVINLGRALEYLKSNSFWIYGLTAEAAQSIHTTDFSAPVVLVVGAEGSGLSLSVQNLCDQLVSIELSGKTPSLNASVATGMALYEIYRQTWIDKLPVLTRKKLQKGSVEASKLERIDS